In Methanobacterium paludis, the following proteins share a genomic window:
- a CDS encoding radical SAM/SPASM domain-containing protein: MDFESKVNENHSKGEYSNDESDPDLGSMIQTFESIVDNPISKFLLHKTLTYCENDEANRLESALKIYLDTKGDLKKNSCHKCRFLSKFVGYVVKKGAVSFGVSEEELKTQMQEEYWAKGLTSVLKGIAQFGVKKPFIPGAPFQIVWNITKACNMKCIHCYEKAGKKDEDELNSKEIKKGLEILARAGVTSVAFSGGEPTVHPHIMEFIRYVKELGMFPSIATNGYILANPEICKKFAEAGLKFVQISIDGLDPTTHNTFRGVNGAWEKAVKAVKNCVNEGMFVEVATTVTEYNLNEIPDMINFVRSLGANWFMLYNFIPTGNGNEIKCMDISPQERYKLLETAYKENSGDMQILSTAPQYAMVAEALVSKDHNMIPTHFYNPEYSNPTVMQLAEFIGGCGAGRFYMSIEPNGDMYPCVFFPHENEVKVGKLLEDDFEELWQNSVILSKLRDKSVIKGHCGECKSKNVCGGCRARAYNYFHDVLAPDPGCINNKKEWQKIQAEMRDAQKLPHGELILNLKRSKPENSKQFRSVKKYGCGFNKSM, from the coding sequence ATGGATTTTGAATCAAAAGTTAATGAAAACCACTCAAAAGGGGAATACTCAAATGATGAAAGCGATCCAGATCTTGGAAGTATGATCCAGACTTTTGAAAGCATAGTTGACAATCCTATATCAAAGTTTCTACTCCATAAAACCTTAACATACTGTGAAAATGATGAAGCAAATAGACTTGAATCAGCTCTTAAAATTTATTTGGATACAAAAGGGGATTTAAAAAAAAATTCATGCCACAAATGTCGTTTTTTATCCAAATTCGTGGGTTATGTGGTTAAAAAAGGAGCTGTGAGTTTTGGTGTCTCTGAAGAAGAACTTAAAACCCAGATGCAAGAGGAATATTGGGCCAAAGGCCTTACAAGCGTGCTTAAAGGGATAGCCCAGTTCGGTGTTAAAAAGCCATTTATTCCAGGTGCACCTTTCCAGATCGTGTGGAATATCACAAAGGCCTGCAACATGAAATGTATCCACTGTTACGAAAAAGCCGGTAAAAAAGATGAAGACGAACTAAATTCAAAGGAGATTAAAAAAGGTCTTGAAATCCTGGCACGTGCTGGTGTGACATCAGTGGCTTTTTCAGGAGGAGAACCAACTGTTCATCCTCATATCATGGAATTTATCCGCTATGTAAAAGAGTTGGGCATGTTCCCCTCCATTGCAACCAACGGATACATCCTTGCAAACCCTGAAATTTGCAAAAAGTTTGCAGAAGCAGGCTTAAAATTTGTTCAGATAAGTATAGATGGTCTCGATCCTACAACACACAACACATTCCGAGGGGTTAACGGTGCCTGGGAAAAGGCTGTTAAAGCCGTTAAAAATTGTGTAAATGAAGGTATGTTTGTAGAAGTTGCAACAACTGTTACAGAATATAATTTAAATGAAATACCCGATATGATAAATTTTGTAAGAAGTTTAGGAGCCAACTGGTTCATGTTGTACAACTTCATACCAACGGGCAATGGTAACGAAATCAAATGCATGGATATTTCCCCACAGGAGAGGTATAAACTCCTTGAAACAGCTTATAAAGAAAATAGTGGAGATATGCAGATTTTATCAACCGCACCCCAATATGCAATGGTTGCAGAAGCACTGGTTTCAAAAGACCACAACATGATTCCAACTCATTTTTACAATCCTGAATACAGCAATCCTACCGTTATGCAGCTTGCAGAGTTTATAGGCGGTTGTGGAGCAGGAAGGTTTTACATGAGCATCGAACCCAACGGGGACATGTATCCTTGCGTCTTCTTTCCCCATGAAAATGAAGTTAAAGTGGGTAAACTGCTTGAAGATGACTTTGAGGAGTTATGGCAAAATAGTGTTATTTTAAGTAAACTCAGGGATAAAAGTGTGATCAAGGGACACTGTGGAGAATGCAAGTCTAAAAATGTATGTGGAGGATGTAGAGCCAGGGCATATAACTATTTCCACGACGTTCTTGCTCCTGATCCCGGCTGCATAAACAATAAAAAAGAATGGCAAAAGATTCAAGCTGAAATGAGGGATGCTCAAAAACTTCCTCATGGAGAATTAATTTTAAATTTGAAACGTTCAAAACCAGAAAATTCAAAACAATTCAGGAGTGTGAAAAAGTATGGATGTGGTTTTAATAAATCCATGTGA
- the pgsA gene encoding archaetidylinositol phosphate synthase has product MLNRLRPQVKIFLDPIAEKIHINPNILTIIGLFVSLLAAYMFARGDVLLGGAFIALGGFVDMIDGAVARNHNSTTKFGGILDSTSDRFADAFIIIGIVYGGFVNWIYGILALHASLTVSYVRARAESEGIKCNVGIAERAERLVILMAGAFLSYFFSFKIFDLNFLGIAVAIVMVLGYITVFQRVYHSWKELKDI; this is encoded by the coding sequence ATGCTTAACAGACTGCGACCGCAAGTTAAAATATTCTTAGACCCCATTGCAGAAAAAATCCATATAAATCCCAATATTTTGACCATAATAGGCCTTTTTGTAAGTTTACTGGCTGCTTACATGTTTGCAAGAGGAGATGTGCTCTTAGGAGGAGCATTTATAGCCCTTGGGGGTTTTGTGGATATGATAGACGGTGCTGTTGCAAGAAACCATAATTCAACCACAAAATTCGGTGGTATCCTGGATTCAACTTCTGACAGGTTTGCAGACGCATTTATTATTATTGGTATAGTATACGGCGGTTTTGTGAACTGGATCTATGGTATTCTGGCCCTGCATGCTTCACTGACCGTGAGTTACGTGAGGGCGCGGGCTGAATCAGAGGGCATAAAATGCAACGTTGGAATTGCAGAACGTGCTGAGCGTCTGGTTATCCTTATGGCAGGGGCATTTTTAAGCTACTTCTTCAGTTTTAAAATATTTGATTTAAACTTCCTTGGAATAGCGGTGGCCATAGTGATGGTTCTGGGTTATATAACTGTGTTCCAGAGGGTTTACCACTCCTGGAAAGAGTTAAAAGATATTTAA
- a CDS encoding L-threonylcarbamoyladenylate synthase — translation MKIVKINSKKPENEKIALAKKILRNGGIVVYPTDTVYGIGANIFDEKAVQKVYFAKKRSRSKPISICLSRIEDIKEVACIDRDTERIARKILPGPFTLILKKKEGVSPLLTAGEDKIGVRIPDSRICKELSEDFPITTTSANISGMKVPESADGVVKQLGDSVDLILDAGVFEHAVPSTVIDMTVFPLKILRKGSKTVLNEIFK, via the coding sequence ATGAAGATCGTTAAAATAAATTCAAAAAAACCTGAAAATGAAAAAATAGCACTTGCAAAGAAAATTCTAAGAAATGGGGGTATTGTTGTTTACCCAACAGATACTGTGTACGGTATTGGGGCCAACATATTTGACGAAAAAGCTGTTCAAAAGGTTTATTTCGCAAAAAAAAGGTCTAGAAGCAAACCAATATCAATATGTCTCTCTAGAATTGAGGATATAAAAGAAGTGGCTTGTATTGATAGAGATACCGAGAGAATTGCACGTAAAATACTTCCCGGCCCATTTACACTGATTTTAAAGAAAAAAGAGGGTGTATCACCATTATTAACTGCAGGAGAAGATAAAATTGGTGTTAGAATTCCTGACAGCAGAATATGTAAAGAGCTTTCAGAAGATTTTCCCATAACAACCACAAGTGCAAATATATCAGGTATGAAAGTCCCAGAATCTGCAGATGGTGTTGTAAAACAGCTTGGAGATTCTGTAGATTTGATCCTGGATGCAGGAGTTTTTGAACATGCAGTTCCATCCACAGTGATTGATATGACTGTATTTCCACTTAAAATTCTTAGAAAAGGTTCTAAAACAGTTCTTAATGAAATATTTAAATAA
- a CDS encoding TIGR00153 family protein: MKKLFKKESKVEKHSKEHVELVYECVHKLNGLMESFYRNDYETLDKQVEEISRLEHSADDVRRQMELEFYNGAFLPFDREDRILLAEQVDNVADMTEETAYGISLSRIKFPEKFEEDFSEFTESICNAAWALKDCIEALDVDLRDAIRKAHAIERMEDVSDKIERRIIRELYESYRNKEFGILRLIELKETTLRLGNIVDRAEDASDRVLILVAKRRG, translated from the coding sequence ATGAAAAAATTGTTTAAAAAAGAGTCCAAAGTTGAAAAACATTCAAAAGAACATGTTGAATTGGTTTATGAATGTGTTCATAAACTTAATGGTCTAATGGAATCTTTTTACAGGAACGATTATGAAACCCTAGACAAACAGGTGGAAGAAATATCTCGGCTCGAACATTCTGCCGACGATGTCCGACGACAGATGGAACTAGAATTTTACAACGGAGCTTTTTTACCATTTGACCGTGAAGACAGGATACTCCTGGCTGAACAGGTTGATAACGTTGCAGATATGACAGAAGAGACTGCATACGGCATATCTTTAAGCAGGATAAAGTTTCCTGAAAAATTCGAGGAAGATTTTTCAGAATTTACAGAGTCTATTTGTAATGCAGCATGGGCATTAAAAGATTGTATCGAAGCTTTAGATGTTGATCTCAGGGATGCAATAAGAAAAGCACATGCAATAGAAAGGATGGAAGATGTTTCTGATAAAATAGAGAGAAGAATAATAAGAGAATTATATGAATCTTACAGGAATAAAGAATTCGGTATTTTAAGATTAATAGAACTTAAAGAGACAACATTAAGACTTGGAAACATTGTTGATAGAGCAGAAGACGCTTCCGATAGGGTTTTAATACTGGTGGCCAAACGAAGAGGTTAA
- a CDS encoding TetR/AcrR family transcriptional regulator, with product MEDVNNRILDAAMRVFSKEGYEGATTKKIAETANVNEVTLFRKFRSKENILKTVISKNQQEAIQTLDSILLMEKSMDIQKCLLDLGNSIMEFMSQRMDFIIMLIAEGRKRDEIGLTLHSFLKKILEHLSEYFTEQITKGKIRNIDPNVAAFSYSSYIFYSNLSAKVCGKERLTDPELEFKNFVDMFTNGILSSSEKEI from the coding sequence ATGGAAGATGTCAACAACAGAATTTTAGATGCAGCAATGAGAGTCTTTTCAAAAGAAGGATATGAAGGGGCTACAACCAAAAAAATTGCTGAAACAGCAAATGTCAATGAAGTAACCCTTTTCCGGAAATTCCGTTCAAAAGAAAACATTTTAAAAACTGTGATAAGTAAAAATCAGCAAGAAGCTATCCAGACACTCGATTCAATTCTTTTAATGGAAAAAAGTATGGACATCCAAAAATGTCTTTTAGATCTCGGCAACAGTATTATGGAATTTATGAGCCAAAGAATGGATTTCATAATAATGTTAATTGCAGAAGGACGTAAAAGAGATGAAATTGGACTTACCCTCCATTCTTTTCTAAAAAAAATCCTTGAACACCTCAGCGAATATTTCACAGAACAGATCACAAAAGGAAAGATCAGAAACATTGATCCAAATGTGGCAGCTTTCAGCTACTCAAGTTATATATTTTATAGCAACTTATCAGCAAAGGTATGCGGCAAAGAGCGTTTAACTGACCCAGAACTTGAGTTTAAAAATTTCGTTGATATGTTCACAAATGGAATCCTTAGTTCAAGCGAGAAGGAAATTTAA
- the radB gene encoding DNA repair and recombination protein RadB: MKFLGNLEENGRIITNSPIDSIIGGGVEKGCVTQFYGPPGSGKTNIVLQLLVQCARNGDKAIFVDTEGGLSIERVKQISGDDFDKFATKIMIFEPTTFKEQDDVLRKLETFIDSKTDRVELIVLDSAVALYRLKDGDSTQMNRELGKQMASLSRIARKHHIAVVVTNHIYSVFEGDGMIEPVGGTILKYWSKIMVEIARVNGSGERFAILKRHRSRPEGLRARFRIVDNGLE; the protein is encoded by the coding sequence ATGAAATTTTTAGGTAACTTGGAAGAGAACGGTAGAATAATTACTAATTCACCTATAGACAGTATAATAGGCGGAGGTGTTGAGAAAGGTTGTGTTACGCAGTTTTACGGCCCCCCAGGCTCTGGTAAAACCAACATAGTTCTCCAGCTACTTGTTCAATGTGCAAGAAATGGTGATAAAGCCATTTTTGTAGATACTGAAGGCGGATTATCAATAGAACGGGTAAAACAGATATCTGGTGACGATTTTGATAAGTTTGCAACCAAAATAATGATATTTGAACCCACAACATTCAAGGAACAGGATGATGTTTTAAGAAAATTAGAAACATTCATAGATTCTAAAACCGATCGTGTTGAACTGATAGTTCTCGATTCTGCTGTTGCACTTTACAGGCTCAAAGATGGTGATTCTACCCAGATGAACCGTGAGCTTGGAAAACAGATGGCAAGTCTCTCCAGAATCGCGAGAAAACATCATATTGCTGTTGTAGTTACAAACCATATTTACTCTGTTTTCGAAGGAGATGGTATGATTGAACCTGTAGGTGGTACCATCCTAAAATATTGGAGCAAAATAATGGTAGAAATTGCAAGGGTCAATGGTAGTGGAGAAAGATTTGCAATTTTAAAAAGGCACAGAAGCCGACCTGAAGGTCTTAGGGCGCGTTTCCGAATAGTTGACAATGGCCTTGAATAG
- a CDS encoding DUF357 domain-containing protein, protein MNDDERIIKDIGLFAKNIKEIESIKLLGKEENVVEMAKNYAEDTNYYLEKEDKMTAFGCITYAHGLLDAVRLIHGLI, encoded by the coding sequence ATGAACGATGACGAAAGGATTATAAAAGACATTGGACTTTTTGCAAAAAATATAAAAGAAATAGAATCAATAAAACTTCTTGGCAAAGAGGAAAATGTAGTGGAAATGGCCAAAAACTACGCCGAAGACACGAATTATTACCTGGAAAAAGAGGACAAAATGACTGCATTTGGGTGCATAACATATGCTCACGGACTTCTGGATGCAGTACGCTTAATTCATGGATTAATATAA
- a CDS encoding B12-binding domain-containing radical SAM protein, giving the protein MDVVLINPCDENAVKNCLGFKVPPLNLMYLAAALEKASMSVKILDDDIMQMGVDKVTKLVSKLNPQVVGLTASTSNIKKALKYTETVKKVLPDSLTMIGGPHTTFRPTETLKENESVDVVVIGEGEETVVDLADKHDRFGMEKLFDVKGIAYRDTENRNNGENRIRLTEPRPLIQDLDSLPFPARHLVPFDAYGVSKDQEGDMITSRGCVYNCGYCSSSLIMGKKFRSRSPENVVDEVEELVSKYKINNIAFLDDTFMMNKRRAGAIADEIKSRGLDVSYVASSRVDMVNKDLLTNLKSSGMSTLYYGVESGSQRVLDLMKKGITLKQAEDAVKAAKSAGLKVLTSFILGFPGETAEEIDQTINFSMKLDADYSQYSILTPFPGTAIYHQLKEKDLIDTENWDKYTVLKSVIKYEDIGLSKKFVENKLAKAYFKFYSRPKYLLKHKYMFKVMAETILRSFVIPKFKGGTGKGWYQTLESQIP; this is encoded by the coding sequence ATGGATGTGGTTTTAATAAATCCATGTGATGAAAATGCTGTTAAAAACTGTTTGGGCTTTAAAGTTCCTCCATTGAACCTTATGTACCTGGCCGCAGCCCTTGAAAAAGCCTCAATGTCAGTTAAAATATTGGACGATGATATCATGCAGATGGGCGTTGACAAGGTCACAAAACTGGTCTCAAAGCTCAACCCCCAAGTAGTAGGACTTACAGCAAGCACCTCAAACATAAAAAAAGCCCTGAAATATACAGAAACTGTTAAAAAAGTTCTTCCTGATTCATTAACCATGATAGGAGGACCTCATACAACTTTTAGACCCACTGAAACCCTAAAAGAAAATGAATCTGTTGATGTTGTTGTAATTGGGGAAGGAGAAGAAACAGTTGTGGATTTAGCAGATAAACACGACAGATTTGGGATGGAAAAACTCTTTGATGTTAAGGGTATAGCTTACAGGGATACTGAAAATAGAAATAATGGGGAGAACAGGATTAGATTAACAGAACCCAGACCATTAATACAAGATTTAGATTCATTACCATTTCCTGCAAGGCATCTGGTTCCATTTGACGCTTATGGAGTATCAAAAGACCAGGAAGGTGACATGATAACCAGCAGAGGATGTGTTTACAACTGTGGTTACTGTTCTTCTTCCCTGATCATGGGCAAAAAATTCAGGTCAAGAAGTCCGGAAAACGTTGTTGATGAGGTGGAAGAACTGGTCTCCAAATATAAAATCAATAACATAGCATTCCTTGATGACACTTTCATGATGAACAAAAGAAGGGCTGGTGCAATAGCTGATGAAATAAAATCAAGGGGGCTGGATGTCAGTTATGTGGCATCATCAAGGGTGGATATGGTAAACAAAGACCTCTTAACCAATTTAAAAAGCTCCGGCATGAGCACCCTCTATTATGGTGTTGAATCAGGTTCACAACGTGTTTTAGATCTTATGAAAAAAGGTATAACATTAAAACAAGCCGAAGATGCAGTTAAAGCCGCAAAAAGTGCGGGTTTAAAGGTTTTAACATCGTTCATTCTGGGATTTCCTGGAGAAACAGCTGAGGAAATAGATCAGACCATAAACTTCTCGATGAAACTGGATGCAGATTACAGCCAGTACTCCATATTGACTCCATTTCCAGGTACGGCCATATATCACCAGTTAAAAGAAAAAGATCTGATAGATACTGAGAACTGGGATAAATACACAGTTCTTAAATCTGTTATAAAATATGAGGATATTGGGTTGAGCAAAAAATTTGTTGAAAACAAGTTAGCAAAAGCTTACTTCAAATTCTATTCCCGACCTAAATATCTCCTAAAACATAAGTACATGTTCAAGGTAATGGCTGAAACAATCCTGAGAAGCTTTGTTATACCTAAATTTAAAGGCGGAACGGGTAAGGGGTGGTATCAAACCCTTGAAAGTCAGATCCCTTAA